A single genomic interval of Flammeovirga agarivorans harbors:
- a CDS encoding alpha-L-fucosidase — translation MRNVIIFITAVFLGSCSVQKDNKVSNREVFEPNWESLQQYDVPDWFQDAKLGIFIHWGAYSVPAYGSEWYPRLMYMDSVEWGPNGDTKKIGATNMNQYHVEHFGSLDKFGYKDFIPMFKGENFNASEWIDIFEKSGAKYIVPVAEHHDGFAMYKSNHTRWNAVDMGPKKDILGELTKEARRRDIKIGASSHYAFNWNYFTYKKGFDTMNPEYSDLYSRPHDHYAPADQEFLTHWWNRTVDIIDNYQPDILWFDFYIDREEFMPYHPKLAAYYYNKGIEWKKDVVLQTKNFKMVTFPEGTHVLDIERGKMSDISPRVWQTDTSIGKNSWGYVTNWESKDANTIIDDLVDIVSKNGCLLLNVGPKADGTIPEDQVAILMEIGEWLSVNGKAIYGSRPWEIYGDGPTQVATGHHTEGKNKELTANDFRFTTNNGKLYAISMAWANNGKVKIPVLKTSSQYISSGIKNIKLLGHKKSLDFTQNDKNLVIQLPKEKPCNHAFVFEIEFEDKDQIALQ, via the coding sequence ATGAGAAATGTAATTATATTCATTACGGCTGTCTTTCTCGGATCTTGTTCTGTACAAAAAGATAACAAGGTTTCTAACAGAGAAGTTTTTGAGCCAAATTGGGAGTCTCTCCAACAGTATGATGTGCCAGATTGGTTCCAAGATGCAAAGCTAGGTATCTTCATTCATTGGGGTGCTTATTCGGTACCAGCATACGGTTCAGAATGGTACCCACGATTAATGTATATGGATAGTGTGGAGTGGGGACCCAACGGTGACACTAAGAAGATTGGGGCAACGAATATGAACCAATATCATGTTGAGCACTTTGGTTCATTAGATAAATTTGGCTACAAGGACTTTATCCCAATGTTTAAAGGAGAGAATTTTAATGCTTCGGAATGGATAGATATCTTTGAGAAGTCAGGAGCAAAATATATTGTACCTGTGGCAGAGCATCATGATGGTTTCGCTATGTATAAATCCAATCATACACGATGGAATGCTGTTGATATGGGACCTAAAAAAGATATACTTGGAGAATTAACTAAGGAAGCAAGAAGAAGAGATATTAAAATTGGAGCATCATCACATTATGCTTTTAATTGGAATTACTTTACCTATAAAAAAGGATTCGACACAATGAATCCTGAATATAGTGATTTATATAGCAGACCTCATGATCACTATGCTCCGGCAGACCAAGAATTTCTAACACATTGGTGGAATAGAACGGTGGATATTATCGATAATTACCAACCAGATATTTTATGGTTTGATTTCTATATCGATAGAGAAGAGTTTATGCCGTATCACCCTAAATTAGCTGCATATTACTACAATAAAGGAATTGAGTGGAAGAAGGACGTAGTGTTACAGACTAAAAATTTCAAGATGGTAACTTTCCCAGAAGGGACGCATGTACTGGATATTGAAAGAGGTAAAATGTCTGATATAAGCCCTAGAGTATGGCAAACGGATACGTCTATTGGAAAAAATTCTTGGGGTTATGTGACGAATTGGGAATCGAAAGATGCCAATACAATTATCGATGACCTTGTAGATATTGTTAGTAAAAATGGTTGTCTATTATTAAATGTAGGACCTAAAGCAGACGGTACAATTCCAGAAGATCAAGTAGCAATATTGATGGAAATCGGTGAGTGGCTATCTGTAAACGGAAAGGCGATTTATGGTTCAAGACCTTGGGAAATCTATGGAGATGGACCAACACAGGTAGCAACAGGACATCACACAGAAGGAAAAAATAAAGAGTTAACAGCAAATGATTTCCGTTTTACGACAAATAATGGAAAACTATATGCGATCTCAATGGCTTGGGCCAATAATGGAAAAGTGAAAATCCCTGTATTAAAAACATCTTCGCAATACATTTCCTCTGGTATCAAAAACATTAAGTTATTAGGACATAAAAAATCGTTGGATTTTACACAGAATGATAAAAATTTAGTGATTCAGTTACCAAAAGAGAAACCATGTAATCATGCGTTCGTTTTTGAAATTGAATTTGAAGACAAAGATCAAATAGCATTACAGTAA
- a CDS encoding GH39 family glycosyl hydrolase — protein MKKLILLSLMVISQGLAHGQDQRSTKAKVIVEPLTKVAYEGVSTFERKRYINVHSNYEHIPKEFRDYLYDSLGVSDGRRFGLGTPSNKLSQTNHKHPGTFSKKVFEKEMKSIQKKGRDYRFEEEMIVTSHPGSYFPVGNFVMTSPKKNLVGIEAINAYYVGRMSEENITKGYVELLNEPFVHDRSMHTTVDTIIEMYSTTAKAIHKKYPKVRVGGPGHAWPAYELNDFQIWKERMGSFIEKAGKEMDFLSVHLYSTYYDDKASYRAGANAEAILDLIEAKSKEVTATFKPMVISEYGAGFKKGTKIREDYFAQRDWFIMHAVNSKMFQFIQRPHVIQKAVPFICGTATWYDSPYPYPFVLFHEQENGGFKITHLMKFYEFWKGIEGDYVYTKSNNADIQSFSLRKDNKTYICFDNLEDKKQPLDLSVLDLNKKDISSIKVRRLYSLGQVPILEEKLVDDISQLTLYPDETMIIILEEKETEKWSSVVDVSQEYHQDLITKIDKKGKEFTFATDTDNLAFAQLCLGVSKPISLNEVPVIVLNGQKLIYDPNEMGRTQDFKELTFEGAEEPKVKRPQQQNFFGVYKIDLPQKLLKKKNIVTVSFERGEGFVSTFKVVSGHRRNLEN, from the coding sequence ATGAAAAAACTAATCTTACTCTCTCTAATGGTCATCAGTCAAGGGTTAGCACATGGCCAAGATCAAAGGAGTACTAAAGCTAAAGTAATCGTAGAACCTTTAACCAAAGTAGCTTATGAGGGTGTTTCTACTTTTGAAAGAAAGAGGTACATCAATGTGCATTCAAATTATGAACATATCCCTAAAGAATTTCGAGACTATCTGTATGATAGTTTGGGGGTATCAGATGGACGTAGATTTGGCTTAGGAACTCCTTCGAATAAGCTAAGTCAGACCAATCATAAACACCCAGGAACTTTCTCTAAGAAAGTATTTGAGAAGGAGATGAAAAGTATTCAGAAAAAGGGCAGAGACTATCGCTTTGAAGAAGAGATGATTGTTACTTCACATCCTGGTTCTTACTTTCCTGTAGGTAATTTTGTGATGACTTCCCCTAAGAAAAATCTTGTGGGCATAGAGGCAATCAATGCTTACTACGTAGGGAGAATGAGTGAAGAAAATATCACAAAAGGATATGTAGAGCTACTAAATGAACCATTCGTACATGATCGTTCTATGCACACGACCGTAGATACAATCATAGAGATGTATTCGACAACTGCTAAAGCAATCCATAAAAAATATCCTAAAGTAAGAGTGGGTGGCCCTGGACATGCTTGGCCTGCTTATGAATTGAATGATTTTCAAATCTGGAAAGAACGTATGGGTAGTTTTATCGAGAAAGCGGGTAAGGAAATGGACTTTTTATCTGTTCATTTATACTCTACCTATTATGACGATAAAGCCAGTTATAGAGCAGGTGCAAATGCAGAAGCTATTCTAGATCTTATTGAAGCTAAATCAAAAGAAGTAACTGCGACTTTTAAGCCTATGGTGATCTCAGAATATGGAGCAGGATTTAAGAAAGGAACTAAAATTAGAGAAGACTATTTTGCTCAAAGAGATTGGTTTATCATGCATGCTGTAAATTCTAAAATGTTTCAGTTTATTCAGCGTCCACATGTTATTCAAAAAGCGGTGCCTTTTATTTGTGGTACAGCCACTTGGTATGATTCTCCTTACCCTTATCCATTTGTATTATTTCATGAACAAGAAAATGGAGGGTTTAAGATTACTCATTTGATGAAGTTCTATGAATTTTGGAAGGGAATTGAAGGTGATTATGTATATACAAAGTCTAATAATGCTGATATTCAGTCTTTTTCTTTGAGAAAGGATAACAAGACTTATATCTGTTTTGATAATCTTGAAGACAAAAAACAACCTCTTGATTTATCCGTTTTAGATTTGAATAAAAAGGATATTTCATCGATAAAAGTAAGACGATTATACTCTCTAGGACAAGTACCTATTCTTGAAGAAAAATTAGTCGATGATATCTCACAACTTACACTTTACCCTGATGAGACAATGATCATTATTTTAGAGGAGAAAGAAACAGAAAAGTGGAGTTCGGTAGTAGATGTTAGCCAAGAGTATCATCAAGATTTAATCACGAAAATTGATAAAAAGGGTAAAGAGTTTACTTTTGCTACGGACACTGATAACTTGGCTTTTGCTCAATTATGCCTAGGTGTTTCTAAACCAATTTCTCTTAATGAAGTTCCTGTAATTGTATTAAATGGCCAAAAATTAATATATGACCCCAATGAAATGGGTAGAACCCAAGACTTTAAAGAGTTAACTTTTGAGGGAGCCGAAGAACCGAAAGTAAAGCGACCTCAACAACAAAATTTCTTTGGTGTTTATAAGATAGATTTACCTCAAAAATTATTGAAAAAGAAGAATATTGTTACAGTATCTTTTGAGAGAGGCGAAGGCTTTGTTTCTACTTTTAAGGTTGTTTCTGGACATAGAAGAAACCTTGAAAATTAG
- a CDS encoding sensor histidine kinase encodes MIQPVIPKNELERLEELKSYSILDTLEEDDYDNLTAIASEICQTPISLVSLVDDKRQWFKSHHGIDADHTPKEVAFCAHAINKPKEVLIVNDSREDVRFHDNPLVVGETKVIFYAGVPLVSEKGLPMGTLCVIDHEPRELTSSQVETLRALGQQVMRLMELRKSKKVLTQTVLTLEEKNKELDKFAYVAAHDLKSPLNNILNISELLSEQYGATLDITGNKLIGHIIESSKKLRTLIVDILNYSKNQHLIKDKKDFVTFKDIKNSVQDYFFNDFSTAISFNTDVDELLINKTALDQVLINIISNAIKYNDKDLIKVEIGISETDRYYQFYVRDNGSGIDEKDQKEIFELFKVISSQDRFGSSGNGIGLATVKKIVQALGGEICLESEKNVGTTFHFSIEK; translated from the coding sequence ATGATACAACCCGTAATACCAAAGAACGAACTTGAAAGATTAGAAGAATTAAAATCTTATTCCATTTTAGATACGTTGGAAGAAGATGATTACGATAACCTAACAGCCATAGCTAGTGAAATTTGTCAGACGCCAATTTCATTGGTTAGTCTCGTTGATGATAAACGCCAATGGTTTAAATCTCACCATGGAATTGATGCAGATCATACTCCAAAAGAAGTGGCTTTTTGTGCACACGCTATCAATAAGCCAAAAGAAGTATTGATTGTCAATGATTCAAGAGAAGATGTACGTTTTCATGACAATCCATTAGTGGTAGGAGAGACTAAAGTGATATTTTATGCCGGAGTTCCTTTAGTTTCTGAAAAAGGATTACCTATGGGAACGTTGTGCGTCATTGATCATGAACCTAGAGAGTTAACATCCTCTCAGGTAGAAACGCTAAGAGCTCTAGGGCAGCAAGTAATGCGACTAATGGAGTTGAGAAAAAGTAAGAAAGTATTAACTCAAACAGTACTTACCTTAGAAGAAAAAAATAAAGAATTAGATAAGTTTGCCTATGTCGCTGCCCATGACTTAAAATCTCCTTTAAACAACATACTAAATATCTCAGAATTATTATCAGAGCAGTATGGAGCGACTTTAGACATCACTGGAAATAAGCTGATTGGACACATTATTGAGTCTTCAAAAAAATTACGTACACTAATCGTAGATATTTTAAACTATAGTAAGAATCAGCATCTTATTAAAGATAAAAAAGACTTTGTGACTTTTAAGGATATTAAAAATAGTGTTCAAGATTATTTCTTTAATGATTTTAGTACAGCTATTTCCTTTAACACTGATGTAGATGAATTGTTAATCAATAAAACGGCTCTGGATCAAGTATTGATTAATATTATTTCGAATGCCATCAAATACAATGACAAAGACTTAATAAAGGTAGAAATTGGAATTTCAGAAACCGATAGATATTATCAATTTTATGTAAGAGACAACGGTTCTGGGATCGATGAAAAAGATCAAAAGGAAATCTTTGAATTATTTAAAGTTATTTCATCGCAAGATCGATTTGGATCTTCAGGAAATGGTATTGGATTGGCGACAGTAAAAAAGATTGTCCAAGCCTTGGGTGGAGAAATTTGTTTAGAGTCAGAAAAGAATGTTGGAACGACTTTCCATTTTAGTATTGAAAAGTAA
- a CDS encoding hybrid sensor histidine kinase/response regulator transcription factor, translating to MEKFTGSVTNIIQDKEGYLWFTSWDGLYKFDGYEITVFGERNYQPLLDKKIATIMEHSNGQLWIGTDNNGIFIYDKKSDSFEHLTQNSESARTLDIQRITSFSEDDYGNVWIGTQGNGLVFYNISDKLFTEYTQKEFGSIFNAQLFQDLVVSVHYDANGYIWFGTMQGLGCMDIKTKEVFLLSGKEYIGVYSIYQTEDNDIWCSNMQGLFTVSFKNKSLQGEIITELISNKKSYIKKSYSDEDRLWFMTANQIYAIDLKTKQLQDVEEFKTNTSFSAIFEDRAGVLWVGTHFGVYSLDLFKKPIQPLLNEIIDPVAAIEEIDQKIWLGTIDGKLYYEKDKTITGASNYVQHQHRFEQITGIAEYDNSTWVSTAGKGVVHLDNTSAKIIHQYTTQKEIVNLFVMSVAKSNYDNSLWIGFWDSGISYYDKELDRFASLNTGKGRELLSMPIVKIYPEKEGELWIGTRGKGLWNVKYNKDYVITDVEQFNVQTPTMNTSLISDIVEKDHKTLLVATENGLFEFIKNRKSFSQKNVPAKLLKATISSIVKTPNNKIWGTTLTNAFEWKDGNYFTYSTEDGLLNERYYNKSKKLTSKGNILLGGEKGVDMLKVPDFIENPYKVEPVISRFYLNEREIHPQEKIDAKVILKDEINKTEELFLTHDQNSFSFYLSTLNYSKGEKKVFRYILENLDKEWVQTTEDKHIISYNGLMPGKYQLKIKAANVDGIWSDEVKTLTINISPIWYKSTLAYIFYLVMFIGLITYIMMWWRRKVHKANEEKYEHLKMRDEKVEYERKVNFFTNLSHELRTPLTLVLGPIEQIAKNNTVQSALQEPLGIAYRNAQRLLRLTDQLMFLTKSQHGQMHLNIKLENTNTVIKDATDAFKHIAKRKKINYTINFLDTLQENIYLDKVMLEAVMYNILSNAFKYNVDNGGVWVNVSTVDFESIQNKLYNYTGNAPSKYSNRYLSVEIKDSGIGINKEDIEIIFDRFYQVKSNTDTGSGIGLAFSKSIIEAMKGIIYVESELSLGSKFTLYIPSDDDFYSSEEKKNESSELVSKLLYSETEKLEFVKKSNEEVVSEKVDKEELILIVEKSNEIREYIASILEKEYKIMYAENGLDAYEKMLKYYPSLVISEIYLEGLDGLQLSGKIKSGEKTKNTPIILLSSNPDTQERIKALEAGADSFIAKPFSPKHMEVRVNQLLKSRSNILSSDKTSKKTKKKTNQKAEISFEDQTRKIIERNISEAEFSVPELAKEMDMSNIQFYRKMKAETGMPPVEFVRNIRLQKALELLKTSELNISEIAYEVGFNDPQYFRKSFKKQFGQTPTQYRKPIKN from the coding sequence TTGGAGAAATTTACGGGTTCAGTAACTAACATCATTCAAGATAAAGAAGGCTATTTATGGTTTACATCATGGGATGGTTTATATAAATTCGATGGATACGAGATTACCGTATTCGGAGAAAGAAACTATCAGCCTTTATTGGATAAAAAGATTGCCACCATAATGGAACATTCTAATGGGCAGTTATGGATTGGTACAGACAATAACGGCATTTTTATTTATGATAAGAAGTCGGATAGTTTTGAACACCTTACTCAAAATTCAGAATCTGCAAGAACATTAGATATTCAAAGAATCACTTCATTCTCTGAAGACGATTACGGCAATGTATGGATTGGTACGCAGGGAAATGGATTGGTATTTTATAATATCAGTGACAAGTTATTTACAGAGTATACTCAAAAAGAATTTGGTAGTATCTTTAATGCCCAACTTTTTCAAGATTTAGTAGTGTCAGTTCACTATGATGCTAATGGATATATTTGGTTTGGTACCATGCAAGGCCTGGGATGTATGGACATTAAAACAAAAGAAGTATTCTTACTTTCAGGAAAAGAATATATTGGTGTATACAGTATCTACCAAACAGAAGATAACGATATTTGGTGCTCGAATATGCAAGGGCTATTTACGGTATCTTTCAAAAATAAATCATTACAAGGTGAGATTATTACGGAGTTAATCAGTAACAAGAAGTCTTATATCAAGAAATCGTATTCTGATGAGGATAGACTTTGGTTTATGACTGCCAATCAAATTTATGCAATTGATCTAAAAACAAAGCAGCTTCAAGATGTTGAAGAGTTTAAAACTAATACGTCATTCTCTGCCATTTTTGAAGATCGAGCAGGTGTACTTTGGGTAGGAACCCATTTTGGTGTTTATTCATTAGATCTTTTTAAGAAACCAATCCAGCCTTTACTTAATGAGATTATTGATCCTGTAGCTGCTATTGAAGAAATCGATCAAAAAATATGGCTAGGTACTATTGATGGTAAATTGTACTACGAAAAAGATAAGACAATTACAGGAGCTTCTAATTATGTACAACATCAACATCGTTTTGAACAAATTACAGGTATAGCGGAATATGATAATTCTACTTGGGTTTCGACTGCGGGAAAAGGTGTAGTCCACCTTGATAACACTTCTGCAAAAATTATCCATCAATATACTACTCAGAAAGAAATTGTGAACCTCTTTGTGATGTCTGTTGCAAAGAGTAATTATGATAACAGCCTTTGGATTGGATTTTGGGATTCAGGCATTTCATACTATGATAAAGAACTAGACCGATTTGCGTCTCTGAATACGGGAAAAGGAAGAGAATTGTTGAGTATGCCCATTGTAAAGATCTACCCTGAAAAGGAGGGGGAACTTTGGATTGGTACAAGAGGAAAAGGGTTATGGAATGTGAAGTATAACAAGGATTATGTAATCACTGATGTAGAGCAATTTAATGTACAAACGCCTACTATGAATACATCCTTGATTTCAGATATTGTTGAAAAGGATCATAAAACGTTATTGGTAGCAACGGAAAACGGTCTCTTTGAATTTATAAAAAACAGGAAAAGTTTCTCTCAAAAAAACGTTCCTGCCAAACTATTAAAAGCCACTATTAGTAGTATCGTCAAAACACCTAATAACAAAATTTGGGGAACCACACTGACCAATGCTTTTGAGTGGAAGGATGGAAATTATTTCACTTACAGTACAGAAGATGGACTACTTAATGAAAGATATTACAACAAATCGAAGAAGCTAACTTCTAAAGGAAATATCCTATTGGGTGGTGAAAAAGGGGTTGACATGCTAAAAGTGCCAGATTTTATTGAGAATCCTTATAAAGTTGAACCTGTTATTTCTCGTTTTTATTTGAATGAAAGAGAAATCCATCCACAGGAAAAAATCGATGCAAAAGTGATCCTTAAGGATGAAATCAATAAAACAGAGGAGCTCTTTTTGACACATGATCAAAATTCATTCTCTTTCTATTTATCTACCTTAAACTATTCAAAAGGGGAGAAGAAAGTGTTTAGGTATATATTGGAAAACCTAGATAAAGAATGGGTACAAACTACAGAAGATAAACATATCATTTCATATAATGGATTGATGCCTGGTAAATACCAATTAAAGATAAAAGCAGCCAATGTCGATGGTATTTGGAGTGATGAAGTAAAAACATTAACCATCAATATTAGTCCGATTTGGTATAAATCTACCTTGGCATATATCTTCTATCTTGTGATGTTTATTGGGCTGATTACGTACATAATGATGTGGTGGAGACGTAAAGTTCATAAAGCCAATGAAGAAAAATATGAGCATCTTAAAATGAGAGATGAAAAGGTAGAATACGAGAGAAAAGTAAACTTCTTTACAAATCTATCGCATGAATTACGTACTCCACTTACCCTTGTATTAGGTCCTATCGAACAAATTGCAAAAAACAATACGGTACAATCAGCCCTTCAGGAGCCCTTAGGGATTGCCTACCGAAATGCCCAAAGATTATTACGTTTAACAGATCAGTTGATGTTTTTGACCAAAAGTCAACATGGTCAGATGCATTTAAACATCAAATTAGAGAATACAAATACTGTAATAAAAGATGCTACAGATGCTTTCAAGCATATCGCAAAGCGTAAAAAGATAAACTATACGATTAACTTCCTCGATACACTTCAAGAAAACATCTACCTAGATAAAGTGATGTTAGAGGCGGTGATGTATAACATCTTATCGAATGCCTTCAAATATAACGTAGATAATGGCGGGGTATGGGTGAATGTTTCTACTGTTGATTTTGAATCCATACAAAACAAATTATACAATTATACAGGGAATGCTCCATCAAAATATTCTAACCGTTATTTAAGTGTTGAAATTAAAGACTCGGGAATTGGTATAAATAAAGAGGACATTGAAATTATCTTCGATCGTTTCTATCAAGTAAAGTCTAATACTGATACGGGTTCAGGAATAGGTTTAGCATTTTCTAAGTCCATTATTGAAGCCATGAAAGGGATCATCTATGTAGAAAGTGAACTTTCATTGGGTTCAAAATTTACATTATATATCCCTTCAGATGACGATTTCTATTCTTCAGAAGAAAAGAAAAATGAGTCTAGTGAGTTAGTATCGAAGCTTCTTTATTCAGAAACTGAAAAATTAGAGTTTGTGAAGAAGTCCAATGAAGAAGTGGTAAGTGAGAAGGTGGATAAAGAAGAGCTTATTTTAATTGTTGAAAAATCGAATGAGATTAGAGAGTACATTGCGAGTATTTTAGAAAAAGAGTATAAAATCATGTACGCCGAAAACGGTTTAGATGCTTATGAGAAAATGCTGAAATACTATCCATCTTTAGTGATTTCTGAAATCTATTTAGAGGGACTAGATGGACTACAACTTTCAGGAAAAATTAAATCGGGTGAGAAAACGAAAAATACACCAATTATCCTTCTGTCGTCTAACCCAGATACTCAAGAACGAATTAAAGCATTAGAAGCTGGAGCAGATTCATTTATTGCAAAACCATTTTCTCCAAAACATATGGAGGTAAGGGTGAACCAATTGTTGAAATCGAGATCGAATATTTTATCTTCTGATAAAACAAGTAAGAAGACGAAGAAAAAGACGAATCAAAAAGCTGAAATATCTTTTGAGGATCAAACAAGAAAGATCATCGAACGAAATATTTCAGAAGCAGAATTCTCAGTGCCTGAATTAGCAAAAGAAATGGATATGAGTAATATTCAGTTTTACAGAAAAATGAAGGCCGAAACAGGGATGCCTCCTGTGGAGTTTGTAAGGAATATTCGATTACAAAAAGCTTTGGAGTTACTAAAAACATCAGAATTGAATATTTCTGAAATCGCTTATGAAGTTGGTTTTAATGACCCTCAATATTTCAGGAAATCATTCAAAAAGCAATTTGGTCAGACGCCAACACAGTATCGTAAACCGATTAAAAATTAA
- a CDS encoding energy transducer TonB, which translates to MYYNLLLLFCLSSITLFAQEKSKCVSTYDAELGEEVYEYLDEPATTKGESSKLFRTLVKNIKYPTEAKRIGLEGKLYIDFVVTKKGKVANLRVSIGDVPLDDTESVYRVLSNEEWIIGKCNGKHVATKLKIVITICLG; encoded by the coding sequence ATGTATTACAATTTACTGTTGTTATTTTGTTTGTCCTCAATTACATTATTTGCTCAAGAAAAGTCGAAGTGTGTATCAACATATGATGCTGAACTAGGTGAAGAGGTTTATGAATACTTAGATGAACCTGCGACTACTAAAGGTGAATCATCTAAACTTTTTAGAACACTGGTAAAGAATATTAAATATCCTACTGAAGCCAAGAGAATTGGACTTGAAGGTAAATTGTATATTGATTTTGTAGTGACAAAAAAAGGGAAGGTGGCGAATCTAAGAGTAAGTATTGGAGATGTTCCTCTGGATGATACAGAATCTGTTTATCGGGTGCTTTCCAATGAAGAATGGATTATAGGAAAATGTAATGGTAAACATGTAGCTACAAAATTAAAAATTGTAATAACCATTTGCCTAGGATAG